CCTGATCGGCCTGCGGCGTTCACCCAGGAGAGGGCAGCCATGAAACCCTCGCTCGAACTTCGTGATATTCATCACGATTTTTCGGAGCTTCGTGTGTCGGCAGGAATCGACCCGAAGGTCTTGTCGGGTGAGCTGCACGCCATTATCGGACTGCACGGCGCAGGCAAGACGACGCTGTTCAAAATATTGATCGGATGCCTTGAACCTGCGTCAAAAACAGGAGCCGCTGGACGTTGGAGCGCGTCTATGAGTTCTTTCCTCGCATGCAAGAGCGTGATGCACAGCGAGTCGGTACGTTGTCCGGCGGCGAACGGCAAATGCTCTGCACTGGTCGAGCGCGAATGGGCAACCCGAGCTTGCTACTAGTGGACGAGCCAACCGAAGGGCTCGCTCCCGCGATCGTTACTCAAGCTGAGGGAATACTTAGCGTGGCACATCATGACGGTACGGCCATCTTGCTGGTCGATCAGGCGACGGACCTCGCGCTGTCTCGAGCGAGCCGATTTGACGTGATGTCGAAAGGACGGGTCGTCTTTGCTGGTAGCGCAGTGGATTTGATGACGGACGATCAAGTCAGAAAGCGATATCCGCAGTTATGACAGTCCGCACTTCAGGTGGGGTAGTTGCGTCTTCATAGAGGCTAAGCATGAACATTCGAACGGGTCGGCGCACATTCATCAAAGGCGTAACCGCGGCTGGGGCCGTTGCTGTCGGACCGTGGATTGCCGCACGCCCTGCCTGGAGTCAGCATAGTTCCATCAAGATCGGTGTGATCGAACCACTGTCGGGTCCGATAGCATATGTTGGAGAAACTTTCGTCGCGGCCGCCAGATTTGGTGCTTACAGGCTCAATCGGGCTGGTGGGGTGCTTGGGCGGCAGGTGGAGATCGTGCCGGCGGATAGTGAACTCAAACCTGACGTCGCCACTCGCCGCGCGAATGATCTGCTCTATCGTGAAAAGGTGGAAGTTCTCGCTGTTGGGCCGGGGTCGGCGGTAGCGAAGGCGGTTTCTCAGATTGCCAATCGGAATGGAAAGATATTCGTCACGTACGCTTCTGAGGCGGCTGAACTTACGGGCGAAGAGTTCCAGGATACAACCTTTCGATGCTGCCTTAACACCGACATGCACTCACGAATGCTCGCTTTGTACTTCACGAGAATGGCGAAGCAGAAGCCCACGCGATTCTATCTTCTGAACGAGGACTACAATTTCGGGCATGCTTTCGCGGAGGGCTTCAAAAAGGCTTTTGATAGGATGAAGGCGCCCAATCAAAGCATTGTCGGGGAGGAATACCACCCGCTTCAAAACGTGCAGGATTTCGCTCCGTACGTCACCAAGATCATGGCGTCCGGCGCCGAAGTCGTCATCACAGGGGACTGGGGCCAGGATCTCCGTCTGCTGCTTCAACAGGGGAAGTCCTTGGGGTGGAAGGTGAAGACGGGTGGATTCTATCTCAACGACCCGATAGTATTGCAAGCAGTACAGGGGGCAGCCGTCGGTCATATAACCGCAGACGCTTACCAGGTGACACTCGACACACCTGAAAACAAAGCGTTCATCCGGGAATGGCGAGAATACTATCCTGACGCGCCGATCAGTTATAAATATCCGAACGCCGCCGTTATTCACACGGTAAGCGCGATTCTCTGGCTCGGTGACGTGATAAAGCGTGCAGGCACTCTGGATACTGCCAGGTTGATTCAGACCTGGGAGGGAGCCAGGTTTGCAGCAATTTTGGGCGACGTAGAAATGCGAGCATGCGATCATCAGATGCAGAGTCCGGGGCTCATATCAGAGATACTCGATCCTGAACAGATACCCGCTGAGATCCGCTACTACGGCGACGCCTTTCCATATATTGGCAGGCCCACGCGAATTCCGAAAGAAGAGCTGGCAGTAATTCCAAAGGACACCGGCAACCCGCGCTGCGCTAGAGGGGGCTAACATGTGCTGCACGACCGGCAGAGGGTAGATGGTCGGCTTGCGAAAGCTGTCAAAGCGGGTCCGTATGCGCGGATTAGCGTCGTCTTCGACGTCGATATGCGCTCCCGCCTGAAGGGCAGATCATCTTTGATCAATCGAATTGATTGCCTTCCACATGCCATCGTCGAGGGCACGCCTTTCGGCACAATTTCGGCTTTTATTCGGCATACCTTCGTGCGGCTCGACTCCCCCATGGCTATGCTGGTCGTGCCAATGCCTGCGACTGAGACGGCTCCTCGTGGGGCACCGCCCAGATTGCCGCCTTTGCTCGACGACGGCTCGGTCAATAGTGAAGATCATCAAGGGACGGCCGCTCCTGGACTGAACAGGACGTAGAAAGTCTGATCTCCGGTCACGCCGTGCCTACAAAATGCGCGCGGCCGTTCAACGTCCAGATAACAGAAATGGACTGTCCCTCCAGCGCGAGCGCCCAGGAGGTACTCAACATGAAAATCCCTCAAATTAGCCGTGCGGCGTTTGCCTTCGCAGCGTTCATGACGCTCGAAGCTGCATGCCACGCAGGCGTTGCCGCTTCGTCCGGAGAGCGCGTCGCCGTGGCCGGTTCAGATTCATCTGTGACGGTGAGTACCGGATCGCGCGGCACCCAGCCAGCGGACGTCGACGGCGTCCCACTTACCCTCAAACTGATAACACCGTCAGGTGGGACGTCGCGACTTACTTACGTCGACGAAGACGGCTGGCGGCTTGACGACCACGCCGAGCCATCGAAGCAGAAGGAAGCGCGAATCACACCCGCATCGACGCAGCGACAACAGGAAGCGTCAAGTTCGAGGCGGCCCATGAGCGTTTTCATCGACGGCCCCACGGGCTTCACCTATGTTTGGGTGGCCGATCAAGGATGGAAGTTCGTCGGCCAATTGTCCGACTGGAAGCGATGATCGACGTTGCGGGCTTCAACAGGCAGTGCGACTCGTAGGTCGATAAGCTAGCCGGGTACAGGGAAGCCAACCGCAAGCGAAACCGCGACCCGCATCAGGCTCGTACTGGCCGGACTCGGCAACGTCCGCACGTCGTTGATGCGTGCGTTCGGCGAAGACGATATGCAGGTATCGTCAGGCGCCCTCAAGTAGCGGCGGCTTAAGCCATTCGCGGGAGCAGCAGAGGCAAAGGCGGTCAGCCAGTCCACGCGCTGCTCCGCTGACTGGACAAACGCAGCGATGAATCATCAGCCTCGCTCCATATAGGAGACCACGCGTGTTTTACATAAGTGTTCGGGAGAGATTTCGACGAACGTGAACGTGTTGGTCTTCACCCAAGGAGTGGCACTATATTTAGTGCTCCGGACCGCGGTACGAAGCAGGCGTGCAATAAGCGATTACGTGAACAAAGGGAGCCTGAGATGAATACGAATTGCAAGAAAGGTTTGGCAGTCATCCTATCAATTCTCACCAGTGCGGCGTCGGCGCAGAAAATTGAAATTCCACAACAAGGCAGTACGAGTTATGTCACATATTATATCAATCACGTGATATCGAGCATTGACATGGATGACCAAGGAAATGATGAAATAATTGAAAGCTTCGGAATTACGCGGAACACGAGCGGCCAAAAGATCTTCGACAACATGTCGGTCCATTGTGTGTTTTATTACGGCATGCACGGAGGCACAGATGCGGCAAAGGGAGCCTGCACTGAAATGGATGCCGACGGCGATAAGGTTTTCACAACATTCGTGGTGGGCACACACACGCTGATCGGCGGGACTGGAAAGTATACGGGCATCACCGGGGCTGCCAGCTTCACGGTAAATATGCTTAGGCCGCCGGCGGAGGGCACACACGCAGATGTGGTGGACCACAAGGTGAGCTGGAAGATTAATAAGTAGCGGCCCGCGGCGGTCGATGCGCAAAGCGGGACGGAGCACGCGGTCGCTGATGGCGCTCGCCGGAATTTGTCACCAAGTTCCAGGGTCACGTACGACCCGTTGCCCATCGGCGTCTGACCGGCTTGGGAAGAGGTCTGCGTTGTAGAGATATCTGTTAAGGAGATTCAACTATTGGAGCATCCGTTTAGTCTTTGTGCATTTTTTGGGTACTGTCGCTGCGGCCGGGACACGTGATCTGCTGCTCAAGCCTGGCGGATTGCTGACAGTAGCGGGATCGAGCAGCCGGCTGGCCTCCGCGCGGGCTGTTACCAGTTCCTTAGCTATTTGTCTCGACGACGCTTACTTCATTTTCCAGGTGATTTTGTTCGTCACCTCGACCGCATGCGTGCCGGTGGCGGGCGCGTGCAATACGTTCCCCGAGAACGTCCCTGTACCGCTAATTCCGCTGTACTTTCCAGTACCTCCAGTCAACGTAAAAGTGTCTGTTTCGAAGGTGACGTTGATCTTGTCACCGTCCACGTCGGTTTCGGTGCAAGCACCTTTCAGATCGTATTTGTCGCCTCGTGCGCCCTCATAGAAAAGACAGTGGACCGACATACGATCGAACGGTTTTTGGCCGATTGAATTACGCGTGATACCGAACCCCTCGATCAACGAACCGGAGCCTTGATCGCCCATGTCGACGGTGGCCAGTTCGTGATTGAGCGCGTAAGACGTGTAGGTCGTGCTACCTGCCTTGGGCATATCGAACGTCTGGGCCAATGCCGGGCTGACAGAAACTGTCAGGGACGCGCCCAGTGCCAATGCGCTTAAGTTTGCCTTCATTTCAATTAGCTCCTGAAGTGGCGAAGTCCGTTGCGACAATCGCGCGTAGAAGTGGCGTATGAAGATCCAATGTGAAGACTAGAAGAGGAGGTCGTCAGGTTGCACGACCAGAGGCCGAATGAAATCCGAAAATTCCCCGAAAGCGGCAGCGACGACGGCGACTGGCGGTGAGGGTTGTTCGACGCCTGCCGACATTCATGTGCGCCGTTTTCGCTCTATCGCCCCGGAAATGCCATTGCAGTCACTTGTTCGAAGCTTAACCGCGCCCCATCGCTCGCAAGTCGATCGCATTCTTCTCGCGTGAAAGCCGAGTCGACCATGGTTCGCGCTTCCTCGTAGCTGGATACCGCAATCGGCGGAAACCAATCGCGGACTGCCTGTAGCTGGCGGTTGTCGATCCAGGCAAGTGTCCTCGCGGCGTCGACGAGACGGCCCTGCCGCGCAAGTAGAAGCGCCACATAGGAGTAGGGATAGGTAGTCGGACCGAATGTATGCATCAATAGCGTGCAAGCGCTCGCCAATGCAAGTTCAGCTGCCTTGACGTCACCGAGATGAACGAGCGCCGCGCCGCGCATAAGCAGGATTTGCGATCGCAGTTGCACACTCTCTCTCACACTCGAACTGTCAAGGATATCGTTACATCGCCGTAACGCCGACGCATAGTCACCCTGCGCGATGTCGAGGCTGGGAAGCAGGAGTTCGCAGCGGTCTCCGAAGTAGCTGTCGCCGCGACGATGGCCCTGCAACGCCGCATTGACAAGACTTCTCGCTTCATCCGGCTTGCGGTCGATGAGGTTTGCGAACAGTGCTCTGCAATAAGCGAGGGACGTTTGCAACCACGACGGCCACGTGTCGTCGGACAGGGCTTGCGCCTCAGCAAGGGCTGCTGCCGCCGCGTCGCGATCGGCCATAACGGCAAAGTAAAGCGCAGCAAACGTCAAGGACCGGAATACGCCGAATCGGTCGTTCAGGCCTTGATATAGTCGAGCGGCTTTGAGGGCCGAAGCGGCTTGGTGTTTCGCCTCCGTGCGCATGCGCAGACCAGCGACGGCAAACCAGAAGCGCGCTGCCAGTCGAGGCGGCGTTGACTCGTCCACCCAGGGCTCGATCGTACGGTACAGCCGCGCGCCTTCGTCGTTGACGCCTCGCGCATCCCATAGCATGTCGGTGGCCGCCGCAAGTTCGACCGCGATCTGGCGATCGCCCGTCGGCCCGAGTGCCCACGCCACGGCCGCGCGTACGTTGTCGAGGTCAGGCGCGATGCGACGCATCCGCGCCAGGGGCTCCTCAAAGAGATCGTCTCCGGTCAGGATCTGCGCCAGTGCTTCGGCGTGGCGCCGGCGCGTCGCGTCGAGCGAGCCAGTGATGGCTAGCCGCTCCAATGCGAAGGCCCGGCTGCTTTCGAGAAGCCGGTAGCGCGGCATCTCCCCCCGTTCAACCATCACGAGCGATTTGTCCACGAGTGAGGCGAGGTGATCGATGACTGCCCAGCTATCGATTGTCTGGTCGCTCGCCACGCGCTGTGCGGCTTCAAGCGAGAAGGTGCCCATGAACACGCCGAGCCGATCGAACACCGTTTGCTCGGGCGCACTCAACAGCTCATAGCTCCACTGCATTGCCCCCCGCAAAGTTTGATGGCGGGGCGGCGCAGTTCGATTTCCGCCCGCCAGCAGCCTCAGCCGCTCGTCGAGCCGCCGCAGCAGACCATGCACGCCGAGGAGCGGTTCCCGCGCTGCGGCGAACTCAATCGCCAGAGGAATTCCATCGAGCCGCCGGCAGATCTCGACCACATCGCTCACGTTCCCGCTATCGACCGTGAACTTCGGATCGGCGGCCTGTATGCGCGCGACGAACAGTTGGACAGCGCCGAAACCGGGGGCAGAGGCCGCGTCTGCGTTCGCGGGCACTGCCAGCGCGTCGAGTCGAAAGATCTGCTCCTGATCGATGTGCAACGGTTCCTGGCTTGTGACCAGCACCCGCACGCCCGGTGCGTCGGCCACGATCTGCGTGATCAAGTCCGCTGCCTGTTCCAGCAGATGCTCGCAGTTGTCCAGCGACAGCAGAAGTCTCTGATCCTTGATCAACTGCACCAGCGATGTGAGTCCGCCTTCCCTGAGCGCTATCTGGTGCCCCAACACGCGCGCCACGGTCGGCACGAGCAACAGGCCGTCCGCCAGCGACGCCAGTTCGACAATCCAGACGCCGTCCGCATAGTCATTACGCAGCTCGTACGCCACTGCCTGCGCTAACCGTGTCTTTCCGATACCTGCGGGGCCTACGACGCTGACGACCCGGGAAACCTCCAGCAAACGCGCCAGCGCGGCGACGTCTTCCGCACGCCCATAGAGCGGAGGCATCTGGACCGGCAGATTATTGGTTGCGGCTACATTGGTGAAATCATAGGGAGACTGCTCAGGCACCGCTTCGTGAAGCGATTCCGGCATGTAGACTTGACCATCGAACGCCAGCGATTGTGAAGGTGCTGTCAGGTCCGAGCCTTCGCCGGAAATTGACTCGATGGGCCGGAGGTCAAAAATATAGCCTCGGCGCGGCACCGTCCGGATCAACTTTTGACTCCGATCGTCCAACGCCGCGCGCAATTCGCTGATGCACTGAACCAGGGAATCGTCGGTGACGATAACGTCGCGCCACACGGCCTCGATGAGCTCGTTTCTGCCAAGCAGGCGACCGGGATGGCGCGCCAGATGCTGCAATAGCGCAAAGGTCTTCGGTCTGAGCGCGACAGGCCGTCCTTCGACTCGCAGTTCGCCGCGCCCTATATCGAGGTCGAATCCGGGGTAGTGCAATATGGCTACGTCGACCGGGTTCGGCGTGGTGATGGATTTCGCGGAATTTTCGGCGTTCATTCGGCCAATCGTCGTGTGAGTCGACGCCTCCCTGACTACCCTGATCCATGTCATCCATTGATGGAATATGGGGACAACGATCTATCCGCCGGTGTTTGACGTCTTCTCGGACGCGCTGCGTTGCTTGTGCTGTCAGGCGTTGACTTCCGATGCCCAGGATCGGCTTGTCGGTTGGACAAGCATGTTTGCAAACGTGAATTCGATCGCCGCTAAATCTTCTATAGTATGGGCCATCTTGCGAAGAAGCTTCATCGGACACCCAGGAAAAAAACATGGCCGCAAGTACGATACCTATGCGATGAAGAAGGGGACCACAGCTACGCAACAATTGAATTCCGTCGCAAACAAGCGCCTTTTAGTGGAAGACATGATTCATATTCGATGACGGATATCCTTGCCTAAGCGATGACGGTACCTGAAGGCGAAGTGCGACGGAGCGCGTCCTCGACCGCGAAGCGATTGACCGTATTGGCGGATTTCGTCTTCCAAACCGTAACGTTGACGAGTCCTTCGCCTATCATGGGTAGAAACCGTCCGTTGCTTGCGGTGCCCCGGTAGGAAACTAACAAGGTCTTTGGGGCTCGAGTTAAATCCCGAACTTGCAGGGCATGCGAACCGTTCATGCCTTTTTGGACATTACGGTTAATCGACTCGATTCAGTTCATACGCTTTATTCAGGAAGCGATAACTCTGGTCGCTTCATCGGCAGGGTGACCGGTTGAAGACGAGTCACCGATGACATGATCAGTCTGTACACAATGCAGGCGCTGCACCGCCTGGTCTACAGGATGCTTCTGTTTCTGGTTGCGTCCGGACTAACGCTCGTCTTTGGGTTGCTGCGCGTTTTAAGCATCGCTCATGCTGCATTCTATATGTTGGGTGCTTATCTCTCCTATACCGCTGTCGCGATCACAGGGAGCTTTTGGCTTTCATTGTTCATCGCGCCAAGTGTCGCGGGATTGCGTGGCGCCACAGTGGAATACGGGCTGTTGCGGCGTATTCGCAGTCGCGGATACGAACACGAGATGCTTTTGACTCTCGGCCTGTTTTACATGATGTCCGAAGCAATGCGCTGGATCTGGGGTAACTATACGTTAGAGGTCCCAATCCCCTCCCTTCTGGT
The genomic region above belongs to Paraburkholderia sp. HP33-1 and contains:
- a CDS encoding ABC transporter substrate-binding protein, which codes for MNIRTGRRTFIKGVTAAGAVAVGPWIAARPAWSQHSSIKIGVIEPLSGPIAYVGETFVAAARFGAYRLNRAGGVLGRQVEIVPADSELKPDVATRRANDLLYREKVEVLAVGPGSAVAKAVSQIANRNGKIFVTYASEAAELTGEEFQDTTFRCCLNTDMHSRMLALYFTRMAKQKPTRFYLLNEDYNFGHAFAEGFKKAFDRMKAPNQSIVGEEYHPLQNVQDFAPYVTKIMASGAEVVITGDWGQDLRLLLQQGKSLGWKVKTGGFYLNDPIVLQAVQGAAVGHITADAYQVTLDTPENKAFIREWREYYPDAPISYKYPNAAVIHTVSAILWLGDVIKRAGTLDTARLIQTWEGARFAAILGDVEMRACDHQMQSPGLISEILDPEQIPAEIRYYGDAFPYIGRPTRIPKEELAVIPKDTGNPRCARGG
- a CDS encoding branched-chain amino acid ABC transporter permease; this encodes MISLYTMQALHRLVYRMLLFLVASGLTLVFGLLRVLSIAHAAFYMLGAYLSYTAVAITGSFWLSLFIAPSVAGLRGATVEYGLLRRIRSRGYEHEMLLTLGLFYMMSEAMRWIWGNYTLEVPIPSLLVGSVPVLGCRYPLYRLFILAFSALICVLLGIGLKRTRLGVIIRSSVSDREMVSALGVNTFLVMTGVFAMGAALSAIAVLWASSGKLV
- a CDS encoding ATP-binding cassette domain-containing protein, with protein sequence MQERDAQRVGTLSGGERQMLCTGRARMGNPSLLLVDEPTEGLAPAIVTQAEGILSVAHHDGTAILLVDQATDLALSRASRFDVMSKGRVVFAGSAVDLMTDDQVRKRYPQL
- a CDS encoding ATP-binding cassette domain-containing protein; translated protein: MKPSLELRDIHHDFSELRVSAGIDPKVLSGELHAIIGLHGAGKTTLFKILIGCLEPASKTGAAGRWSASMSSFLACKSVMHSESVRCPAANGKCSALVEREWATRACY
- a CDS encoding ATP-binding protein, which produces MNAENSAKSITTPNPVDVAILHYPGFDLDIGRGELRVEGRPVALRPKTFALLQHLARHPGRLLGRNELIEAVWRDVIVTDDSLVQCISELRAALDDRSQKLIRTVPRRGYIFDLRPIESISGEGSDLTAPSQSLAFDGQVYMPESLHEAVPEQSPYDFTNVAATNNLPVQMPPLYGRAEDVAALARLLEVSRVVSVVGPAGIGKTRLAQAVAYELRNDYADGVWIVELASLADGLLLVPTVARVLGHQIALREGGLTSLVQLIKDQRLLLSLDNCEHLLEQAADLITQIVADAPGVRVLVTSQEPLHIDQEQIFRLDALAVPANADAASAPGFGAVQLFVARIQAADPKFTVDSGNVSDVVEICRRLDGIPLAIEFAAAREPLLGVHGLLRRLDERLRLLAGGNRTAPPRHQTLRGAMQWSYELLSAPEQTVFDRLGVFMGTFSLEAAQRVASDQTIDSWAVIDHLASLVDKSLVMVERGEMPRYRLLESSRAFALERLAITGSLDATRRRHAEALAQILTGDDLFEEPLARMRRIAPDLDNVRAAVAWALGPTGDRQIAVELAAATDMLWDARGVNDEGARLYRTIEPWVDESTPPRLAARFWFAVAGLRMRTEAKHQAASALKAARLYQGLNDRFGVFRSLTFAALYFAVMADRDAAAAALAEAQALSDDTWPSWLQTSLAYCRALFANLIDRKPDEARSLVNAALQGHRRGDSYFGDRCELLLPSLDIAQGDYASALRRCNDILDSSSVRESVQLRSQILLMRGAALVHLGDVKAAELALASACTLLMHTFGPTTYPYSYVALLLARQGRLVDAARTLAWIDNRQLQAVRDWFPPIAVSSYEEARTMVDSAFTREECDRLASDGARLSFEQVTAMAFPGR